From one Plasmodium malariae genome assembly, chromosome: 12 genomic stretch:
- the NT1 gene encoding nucleoside transporter 1, putative translates to MSTSKQASKALVDIEKKGGDSKCDDKQGSKLNKREQIILPLTFILIGLSSLNVWNTALGLNINFKYNTYQITGLVCSSIIALFINIPKILLPYILGMLAILCGGFQISHRFFEYKEFDTYCLVAFIVIGIMAGFAQTIAFSIGTTMEENMGGYMSAGIGISGVFIFVINILLDLIVSDTKIHDINAAKLLYLYIICEVCLVLAIIFCVCNLELSSTSTKKEEEKNDEPGLSYMELIKDSYKAILAMFLVNWLSLQLFPGVGHKKWQQRHKITDYYVTIIVGMFQVFDFVSRYPPNLSHIKIFKFFTFSLNKLLIANVIRMLFIPWFVLNAAVSKPFFESIIQQCICMALLAYTNGWFNTIPFIVFVQELKKAKKKKDIETISTFMVIAMFVGLFMGIWTTYIYNLFPLVPESKAEL, encoded by the coding sequence ATGAGTACTAGCAAACAAGCGTCGAAAGCTCTTGTAGATATTGAGAAGAAAGGGGGAGATAGCAAGTGTGATGACAAACAAGGgtcaaaattaaataagagagaacaaattattttaccattaacttttattttaattggtCTGAGTTCGTTAAATGTGTGGAATACAGCCTTAggattaaatattaattttaaatataacacaTATCAAATAACCGGTTTAGTATGTTCTTCTATAATAgctctttttattaacataccgaaaatattattaccatATATTTTAGGAATGCTAGCAATATTATGTGGAGGCTTTCAAATATCGCATcgattttttgaatataaagAATTTGACACGTATTGTTTAGTGGCTTTTATAGTAATAGGAATAATGGCAGGATTTGCACAAACAATTGCTTTTAGTATTGGAACAACTATGGAAGAAAATATGGGGGGCTATATGTCTGCAGGAATCGGTATATCGGGAGTTTTTATCTtcgttataaatatattgctTGATCTTATTGTTTCAGATACAAAAATACATGATATAAATGCAGCAAAGttattatatctatatattatatgtgaaGTATGTTTAGTACttgcaattattttttgtgtatgTAATTTAGAATTATCATCAACATCAACTAAAAAAgaggaggaaaaaaatgatgaaccAGGGTTATCATACATGGAATTAATTAAAGATAGTTATAAAGCAATTTTGGCTATGTTTTTAGTAAATTGGTTATCTCTACAATTATTTCCAGGAGTTGGGCATAAAAAATGGCAACAGCGTCATAAAATTACAGATTATTATGTAACTATCATTGTTGGTATGTTTCAAGTTTTTGATTTTGTAAGTAGGTATCCACCTAATTTAAGTCATATTAagatttttaaattttttactttttctttaaataaattattaatagcaAATGTTATTCGTATGCTTTTTATTCCATGGTTTGTTTTAAACGCAGCTGTGTCTAAACCATTTTTTGAAAGCATCATTCAACAGTGTATTTGTATGGCTTTACTTGCTTATACTAATGGATGGTTTAACACAATTCCATTTATAGTCTTTGTtcaagaattaaaaaaagcaaaaaaaaagaaagacaTTGAAACAATATCTACCTTCATGGTTATTGCTATGTTTGTTGGTTTGTTTATGGGTATATGGACgacttatatttataacctATTTCCACTTGTGCCAGAGAGTAAAGCAGAACTGTGA